A single genomic interval of Lathyrus oleraceus cultivar Zhongwan6 chromosome 7, CAAS_Psat_ZW6_1.0, whole genome shotgun sequence harbors:
- the LOC127104729 gene encoding uncharacterized protein LOC127104729 — MTPIENDEEVKSMFQCHITFSQLSAIEIYVRLLEHLETYLAQSIQLHQYGMSQTTDDEPTQTNKPFIPNEERCDGNENLIDTPTVAVRAQPISLYNPPGHMQNISLDDAEPIFAFGSFTPIHNADDIDEGMKFENKEACDAALQHWHIKRSLDYSMTKSDNVDGTWLYGKYRGTLLMDVAHHRNRNIFPIVFPLVEDIHESINSAYKNPENGWHDPPSSHIYCIRHIAQNFTREIKDKELHKKLVNMGYTLTEAAFNYYHGEIRRTNNDALSWIDNIPREKWAKAYDGGKRWGHITTNLAEAMNSVLKETRNLPITASVQSTYYRLGSLFGKRGHQWTKMLASGQVFTDNCNKGMAEEVSKANTHNVMQFDRERFYFMVHEKINQNDGRLTVTFSVDLRKQHCDCGKFQAFHLPCSYVIATCSSMRQDYSIHIPYVLKFLNVFKVYKESFL; from the exons ATGACACCTATTGAGAATGACGAAGAAGTCAAGTCCATGTTTCAGTGTCACATAACATTTTCTCAATTATCCGCCATTGAGATATATGTTCGTCTCCTTGAACATCTTGAAACATATCTGGCTCAATCCATACAATTACACCAATATGGAATGAGTCAAACCACTGACGATGAACCGACTCAAACTAATAAACCTTTCATACCGAATGAAGAG CGATGCGATGGAAATGAAAACCTCATCGACACACCTACTGTAGCAGTAAGAGCTCAACCGATTAGTTTGTACAATCCACCTGGTCACATGCAAAATATAAGTTTGGATGATGCTGAACCGATCTTTGCTTTTGGAAGTTTCACACCAATCCACAATGCCGACGACATAGATGAGGGCATGAAGTTTGAAAACAAGGAAGCGTGTGATGCCGCGTTGCAACATTGGCATATAAAGCGTAGTCTAGATTATTCAATGACTAAATCTGACAAT GTTGACGGAACATGGTTGTATGGAAAGTATAGAGGGACTCTGTTGATGGATGTGGCACATCATAGGAACAGGAACATTTTCCCAATAGTTTTCCCATTAGTTGAAG ACATACATGAATCAATAAATAGTGCATATAAAAATCCTGAaaacggatggcatgatcctccaTCTTCCCACATCTATTGCATtagacacattgcacaaaacttcacGCGTGAGATTAAAGACAAGGAACTGCACAAAAAACTTGTTAACATGGGTTATACGTTGACAGAGGCGGCATTTAACTACTATCATGGGGAAATCCGAAGAACAAACAATGATGCTTTATCATGGATAGACAACATCCCTCGAGAGAAGTGGGCAAAGGCATATGACGGAGGGAAACGCTGGGGTCACATAACAACTAATCTGGCAGAAGCAATGAACTCGGTACTCAAAGAAACCCGGAACCTTCCAATCACTGCATCGGTCCAGTCTACATACTATCGATTAGGATCACTCTTTGGTAAAAGAGGCCATCAATGGACAAAAATGTTGGCCTCTGGCCAAGTTTTCACTGATAATTGTAACAAGGGGATGGCTGAAGAAGTCAGTAAAGCTAACACACATAACGTCATGCAATTTGATCGCGAGAGATTCTATTTCATGGTCCATGAAAAGATTAACCAGAATGATGGTCGACTAACCGTTACTTTCAGTGTTGATCTTAGGAAACAACATTGCGATTGTGGGAAATTTCAGGCATTTCACTTACCTTGCTCCTATGTAATCGCAACATGTTCGAGTATGCGCCAGGACTACTCCATTCACATACCATACGTGTTAAAATTTCTTAACGTCTTCAAGGTCTATAAGGAGAGTTTCTTATGA